A single region of the Brachypodium distachyon strain Bd21 chromosome 3, Brachypodium_distachyon_v3.0, whole genome shotgun sequence genome encodes:
- the LOC100826355 gene encoding WPP domain-interacting protein 1: protein MAVHAAYMDAMANGAAESSAESPPPAADSPVAASRAKGRGLRRWRRIKREHYKEASPPTGGGAADDDDASQLHKRRLPLGADAPPKGKHEHVAAHVEGESSAASVESRFVPLVPAPAPAKLDPDLATAGFSVGAGGADSDNSEDRSSKSSTATSAPRHDFTPSRRAPAAWPASLHGKNHRAMRARANRLRVYPAEADNSPSSVDSDRRSSNAFNGRRPGVGNGIHKVLSDGDDHSDEGQPNLEVRSMARGYCKQNDESSVVGRLVRRSGYSVDADVEDTFDEGSVGKGENGLGMNSGADPYAESVLLLQRTQEALEDEIQNFTMVGKESNDDFDVQDDGWSNSIDLNEPVEEASKKIRDLESRMEDASALIKEKDSRILELEALSRTRAWRSAIQSTNLLFQPDLDQLLQEKMEAEIQCIILTRAAQTWTPLAKDQTALYEEQKSLLGDYKQLQLKLQHAENRATILGETVEKLEVQCKELSASSEILQLQSRASTVSLFCFIQSILLLIAIGTFLVRLLSSSTEVVPT, encoded by the exons ATGGCAGTCCACGCGGCCTACATGGACGCCATGGCGAACGGCGCCGCCGAGTCATCCGCcgagtcgccgccgccggcggcggattCTCCGGTGGCCGCCAGCAGGGCCAAAGGCCGCGGGCTGCGTCGGTGGCGCCGCATCAAGCGAGAGCACTACAAGGAAGCGTCCCCTCCTactggtggcggcgcggctgacgacgacgacgcgtcGCAGCTCCACAAGCGCCGGCTGCCCCTCGGCGCCGACGCGCCGCCCAAGGGGAAGCACGAGCACGTGGCGGCTCACGTCGAGGGGgagagctccgccgcctccgtcgaGTCCCGCTTCGTCCCGCTGGtcccggccccggcgccggcgaagctGGACCCGGAtctcgccaccgccggcttctcggtcggcgcgggcggcgcggacTCCGACAACAGCGAGGACCGGAGCAGCAAGTCGTCCACCGCCACCAGCGCCCCGCGCCACGACTTCACGCCCTCCCgccgcgcccctgccgcctggcccgcctccCTGCACGGCAAGAATCACCGCGCCATGCGCGCCCGAGCAAACCGGCTGCGTGTTTACCCTGCCGAGGCCGACAACTCGCCGTCCAGCGTTGATTCTGACCGCCGCAGCTCTAATGCCTTCAATGGCCGGAGACCAGGTGTCGGCAATGGCATTCACAAGGTTCTTTCCGATGGTGACGACCacagtgatgaagggcagccGAACTTGGAGGTGCGATCGATGGCTCGAGGTTACTGCAAGCAGAATGATGAGAGTAGTGTGGTAGGGAGATTGGTCCGGAGAAGTGGCTATTCTGTTGATGCTGATGTTGAGGACACATTTGATGAGGGGAGTGTTGGGAAGGGTGAGAACGGATTAGGGATGAATTCCGGTGCTGATCCATATGCCGAATCCGTTTTGTTACTTCAGAGAACGCAGGAAGCTCTTGAGGATG AGATTCAAAACTTTACAATGGTTGGGAAAGAATCAAATGATGATTTTGATGTACAAGATGATGGATGGAGCAACTCGATCGACCTCAACGAACCTGTTGAAGAAGCAAGTAAAAAGATAAGGGATCTTGAGTCCAGGATGGAAGATGCATCAGCACTGATCAAGGAAAAGGATTCAAGGATACTTGAACTGGAAGCTCTTAGCAGGACGCGGGCATGGAGAAGTGCAATACAGAGTACCAACCTGCTGTTCCAGCCTGATCTTGATCAACTGCTCCAGGAAAAGATGGAAGCAGAGATTCAGTGCATCATCCTGACAAGAGCTGCTCAAACCTGGACACCCCTGGCCAAGGATCAAACAGCTCTCTACGAAGAGCAGAAATCTCTGCTTGGCGATTACAAGCAGCTTCAACTCAAACTACAGCATGCGGAGAACCGAGCAACGATACTAGGAGAGACGGTTGagaagctggaggtgcaatGCAAAGAGCTGTCCGCGAGTTCAGAAATCTTGCAGCTCCAATCTAGAGCAAGTACCGTGTCGCTGTTTTGTTTCATCCAGTCTATACTGCTGCTTATTGCCATAGGAACCTTTCTTGTCCGTCTCTTGTCGTCCTCGACCGAGGTTGTACCTACTTAA
- the LOC100835750 gene encoding uncharacterized WD repeat-containing protein C2A9.03, whose protein sequence is MPWSDIGDLADISIRSQALVVKVRTEMKRNVLPPSHKARLVQIASSNLCQFLWDRRSIGRHEISCFTKGSSALGEWPTGYLSANNKAALFPLAEFCSEFSGLAETSDQKHRLPAIQAHSSIGTSKSTKAMSSQHDRALAGVYPEEADLAGDSDYEDDEYSQSISKESEDTSAMDAKKGKDIQGIPWESLSFTRDVYRQTRLEQYVNFENIPDSGRTWEKVCTPVKKGQLYYEFQHNTRSVKPSILHFQLRNLVWATTRHDVYLMSYFSVLHWSTLTSEKHELIDLQGRVAPSEKHHGNFYEGFGQTQVSTMAVKDNLLVAGGFKGEIICKFLDREGISYCCKSTNDENGITNALEIFKKPSGSLHFLASNNDCGLRDFDVEKFQMCNHFRFDWAVNHTSLSPDGKLITVVGDNPDGLLIDPNSGKTVHELRGHLDYSFASAWNPDGRTFATGNQDKTCRIWDARNLSKSVAVLGGNMGAIRTLRYTSDGKFLAMAEPADFIHVFDVQSGYSRKQELDFFGEIAGMSFSPDTEVLFVGLHDRNYSSLLQYSRRRFYSYLDSAL, encoded by the exons ATGCCTTGGTCAGACATTGGGGACCTTGCAGATATCTCTATTCGCAGCCAAGCCCTTGTGGTTAAAGTTAGAACTGAAATGAAGagaaatgtactccctccatcccacaAGGCACGGCTAGTTCAAATCGCTAGTTCAAATCTGTGCCAATTTTTATGGGACAGAAGGAGTATTGGTCGTCATGAGATATCGTGTTTTACGAAGGGTTCAAGTGCACTCGGAGAGTGGCCTACTGGTTATTTAAGTGCCAACAACAAGGCGGCTTTGTTTCCTCTTGCAGAGTTCTGTAGTGAGTTTAGCGGTCTTGCAGAAACCTCAGATCAGAAACATCGGTTGCCAGCGATCCAAGCCCATTCCTCCATCGGGACGTCAAAATCGACCAAG GCCATGTCGTCGCAGCACGACCGCGCGCTCGCCGGAGTGTACCCTGAAGAGGCCGACCTCGCGGGGGACTCCGACTACGAGGACGACGAGTACTCCCAATCT ATTAGCAAGGAGTCAGAGGATACATCGGCGATGGACGCGAAGAAAGGGAAGGACATACAGGGAATTCCCTGGGAAAGTTTGAGCTTCACAAGGGACGTGTACAGGCAGACAAGACTTGAGCAGTATGTGAACTTTGAGAACATACCTGATTCCGGAAGAACATGGGAGAAG GTATGTACACCTGTGAAGAAAGGTCAACTCTACTACGAGTTTCAGCATAACACAAGATCGGTGAAGCCGAGCATTCTTCATTTCCAG TTGAGAAATTTAGTATGGGCAACGACAAGGCATGATGTATACCTTATGTCATACTTCTCTGTGCTTCATTGGTCGACGCTGACTTCCGAGAAGCATGAACTCATTGATCTTCAAGGACGTGTTGCACCAAGTGAG AAGCACCATGGGAATTTCTATGAGGGATTTGGCCAGACTCAAGTTAGTACAATGGCGGTGAAGGATAATCTGCTCGTCGCTGGTGGGTTTAAGGGAGAAATAATTTGCAAG TTTTTGGACCGTGAAGGAATAAGCTATTGTTGCAAGTCAACAAATGATGAGAATGGCATCACTAATGCTCTGGAGATATTTAAGAAACCTAG tGGTTCTCTGCATTTCCTTGCTTCAAACAATGATTGTGGACTTAGAGATTTCGATGTGGAAAAATTTCAAATGTGCAACCATTTTCGTTTTGATTGGGCTGTGAAT CACACATCATTGAGCCCTGACGGTAAACTCATTACTGTTGTGGGGGACAATCCTGATGGTCTTCTTATTGATCCTAATTCGGGAAAA ACTGTTCATGAACTCCGTGGCCATTTGGACTATTCATTTGCGTCAGCATGGAACCCAGATGGCCGGACATTCGCCACCGGTAACCAGGACAAGACATGCCGGATCTGGGACGCCCGTAACCTCTCCAAGTCTGTTGCTGTTCTGGGTGGCAACATGGGAGCCATAAGGACACTCCGCTACACGTCTGACGGGAAGTTCCTGGCAATGGCCGAGCCTGCAGATTTTATCCATGTCTTCGACGTCCAGAGCGGGTACAGCAGGAAGCAGGAGCTGGACTTCTTCGGCGAGATCGCCGGCATGTCCTTCAGTCCCGACACCGAGGTTCTCTTTGTCGGTCTGCACGATCGCAACTATAGCAGCCTCCTCCAGTACAGTCGGCGACGGTTCTACTCGTACCTTGACTCAGCTCTGTGA